Proteins co-encoded in one Nitrosopumilus sp. genomic window:
- the secY gene encoding preprotein translocase subunit SecY, with protein MAEGSITTIIRKVVFKAEPYLPQVPKPKKKIPLPTRLLWCGVALLIYMIMGQTPLFGATAPQFDFLAFARVIFASQQGTLVELGIGPIVTAGLLMQLLRGSDILKFDFKKPEERGIFQTATKIVTYIVIVAESIVYAIAVYGPGVTEPYFLYVMIGQLMAASIIIMFLDELIQKGWGLGSGISLFIMAGVAQQILWSMFSPLPAGDGGTIGIIPYLGQSILDGDLSNVFFRQNQLPSIFGVFLTAGILLILVFTQGMKIEIPIVSTKYRGFSAVYPIKLMYVSNIPVILASALTANAVFIFQMLWANMNPRNNNFFMNFIAQFDPTSPSTPVGGIIYYITPPRGLDVAALDPMRAVGYILFMVGIVVVFGRLWVELGGLSPKSAAKNLLDADVQIPGFRRSNAPVEALLNKYIPSVTIIGSMILGLLAGVSDVLGVFGSGIGILLMVDILINYYTQLVKEQVEVVMPRLGALLGRK; from the coding sequence ATGGCTGAGGGTAGTATTACCACAATTATTCGAAAGGTTGTTTTCAAAGCAGAACCGTATCTTCCTCAAGTACCAAAACCAAAAAAGAAAATTCCACTTCCAACTCGATTGTTGTGGTGTGGAGTAGCATTACTAATTTACATGATAATGGGTCAAACTCCATTATTTGGAGCAACAGCACCTCAGTTTGACTTTTTAGCATTTGCTAGAGTAATTTTTGCATCACAACAAGGAACTCTTGTTGAATTAGGAATTGGGCCGATTGTAACTGCTGGACTCTTAATGCAGTTGCTGAGAGGTTCAGATATTCTCAAATTTGATTTCAAAAAACCTGAAGAGCGAGGAATATTTCAGACTGCAACTAAAATTGTTACATACATTGTAATTGTTGCAGAATCTATTGTATATGCTATCGCAGTATATGGGCCTGGCGTTACAGAGCCTTACTTTTTGTATGTTATGATTGGACAGCTGATGGCAGCGTCAATTATCATTATGTTCTTAGACGAATTAATTCAGAAAGGCTGGGGACTTGGCAGCGGAATCAGTCTTTTCATTATGGCAGGTGTTGCTCAACAAATTCTATGGAGTATGTTTAGCCCGCTACCTGCAGGAGATGGAGGAACAATTGGTATTATTCCGTATCTCGGTCAGTCAATACTTGATGGGGATCTGTCTAATGTATTCTTCCGTCAAAACCAGCTTCCTAGCATCTTTGGTGTGTTTCTTACTGCAGGAATATTGTTAATTCTGGTATTCACACAGGGAATGAAAATTGAAATTCCAATCGTCTCTACAAAATACAGAGGTTTCTCTGCAGTATATCCTATCAAATTGATGTATGTTTCTAACATTCCAGTAATTTTGGCATCTGCCCTTACTGCAAACGCTGTTTTCATTTTCCAAATGCTGTGGGCGAACATGAACCCGCGAAATAATAATTTCTTCATGAACTTTATTGCACAATTTGATCCTACAAGTCCATCTACACCCGTTGGTGGAATTATTTACTACATTACTCCTCCAAGAGGATTGGATGTGGCAGCATTGGATCCAATGCGTGCAGTCGGTTACATTTTGTTTATGGTTGGAATTGTAGTTGTATTTGGTAGATTGTGGGTAGAGCTGGGAGGATTATCCCCCAAGAGTGCAGCTAAGAACTTACTTGATGCTGATGTGCAAATTCCTGGATTTAGAAGATCGAATGCCCCCGTTGAAGCGTTACTAAACAAGTACATTCCATCAGTTACTATTATTGGCTCAATGATTTTAGGTCTGCTAGCCGGCGTATCTGATGTTCTTGGTGTATTTGGATCTGGTATTGGAATTTTACTTATGGTGGATATTCTCATCAACTATTACACACAGTTAGTAAAAGAACAAGTAGAAGTCGTTATGCCGCGTTTGGGTGCTTTACTTGGAAGGAAATAG
- a CDS encoding RNA-guided pseudouridylation complex pseudouridine synthase subunit Cbf5 yields the protein MTLKQLENLIEIDQDITDDAYGTPYDKRTLEQLLNYGVILLDKPPGPTSHETVAWAKRILKLPKIGHSGTLDPQVSGVLPLGLGEATKALGVLLLGPKEYVALGRVHSLPSKEKLSEIINLFKGEIFQKPPQRSAVVRQTRTRTIYEFELIEQKERLLLTRVLCEAGTYIRKLYYDIGEILGPGATMIELRRTRVDQFYETDGLVTLHELANAFALWEENKDETRLMQMIKPVEYALSELKSVVIRDSAVDAMCHGAQLAIPGVLKISPNLKKGDLVGIYTQKGEAVALAESTMSEEEIRDATKGYAFETKRIIMAPNTYPKKWRTKPTHSKD from the coding sequence ATGACACTCAAACAACTTGAAAATCTAATTGAAATTGATCAGGATATAACTGACGATGCATATGGAACGCCTTATGACAAAAGAACACTCGAACAATTGCTAAACTATGGTGTTATTTTGCTAGACAAACCTCCTGGTCCTACAAGTCATGAGACTGTGGCTTGGGCAAAACGAATTTTGAAACTTCCCAAGATTGGTCACAGTGGAACACTTGATCCTCAAGTATCAGGAGTATTGCCATTAGGATTAGGCGAGGCAACAAAAGCACTGGGAGTTTTACTTTTGGGTCCTAAAGAGTATGTTGCATTAGGACGAGTGCATTCTCTTCCTTCAAAAGAAAAACTTTCAGAAATTATTAATTTGTTTAAAGGGGAAATTTTTCAAAAACCCCCACAACGTTCTGCAGTTGTGAGACAAACAAGAACGAGAACTATCTATGAATTTGAATTAATAGAGCAAAAGGAAAGACTGCTCTTGACTCGAGTCTTGTGCGAAGCTGGAACCTATATTAGAAAATTATACTATGATATAGGAGAAATTCTTGGACCTGGAGCTACGATGATTGAGCTTCGAAGAACCAGAGTCGACCAATTTTATGAAACTGACGGCCTAGTAACTCTTCATGAACTAGCAAATGCATTTGCACTATGGGAAGAAAACAAAGATGAAACAAGATTAATGCAAATGATAAAACCAGTAGAGTATGCACTAAGTGAACTAAAATCAGTAGTAATTCGTGATTCTGCAGTAGACGCAATGTGCCATGGCGCACAACTTGCAATTCCAGGTGTTTTGAAAATTTCTCCTAATCTAAAAAAGGGGGATCTTGTTGGGATTTACACGCAAAAAGGTGAGGCAGTTGCTTTGGCTGAATCTACAATGTCTGAAGAAGAGATTCGTGATGCAACAAAGGGATATGCATTTGAAACAAAGAGAATCATCATGGCTCCAAATACATATCCTAAAAAATGGAGAACAAAACCGACTCATTCAAAGGATTAA
- a CDS encoding EMC3/TMCO1 family protein encodes MDFNFILLFLDSIHLQFDIFGGESRQALGSDDPIIKGLILSMFAVSGFGILLNLFNSAVRKKMVDQTKLKRIMKETRGWQKERMAAMRAKDQAKIAELGKKSAYMNKMSMEMMQMNMRPMMITFVPLILIFYFVLPQLFSYTVALSPIPLNVIPGDFFQLTCTAEHAAIEGDPCYGHENSLYLWAWYFLSSIAFSGIVMKLTKTSMDLS; translated from the coding sequence ATGGACTTTAACTTTATTCTACTATTTCTTGATTCGATACATCTGCAATTTGATATCTTTGGCGGTGAAAGCAGACAGGCCTTAGGCAGTGATGATCCAATTATCAAAGGATTGATTCTTTCAATGTTTGCAGTATCTGGATTTGGGATTTTACTGAATCTCTTCAACTCTGCTGTTAGAAAGAAGATGGTTGATCAAACAAAACTCAAACGAATAATGAAGGAAACACGTGGATGGCAAAAAGAAAGAATGGCTGCAATGAGAGCAAAAGACCAAGCCAAAATTGCCGAACTTGGAAAAAAGTCTGCATATATGAACAAAATGTCAATGGAGATGATGCAGATGAACATGCGACCAATGATGATTACTTTCGTACCTTTAATTTTGATATTTTATTTTGTATTGCCTCAATTGTTTTCTTACACTGTGGCATTATCTCCAATTCCTCTAAATGTAATCCCCGGAGATTTCTTCCAACTAACATGTACTGCAGAACATGCGGCAATAGAAGGTGATCCTTGCTATGGGCATGAAAATTCACTGTATCTCTGGGCATGGTACTTCCTTTCATCTATTGCGTTTAGTGGCATTGTTATGAAACTGACTAAAACCTCAATGGATCTCAGTTGA
- a CDS encoding 50S ribosomal protein L30 translates to MAHAYLVVRIKGQADCPYWATHTMTLLKLDKKYRATILPAKENTLGMLRKVQHYVSWVELDASLAKELIDKKARKGGYQKITAEDLKELGFANSDELGTALAEGKATLSKLKPLKPWFALAPPRLGFKRSTKRLYGNKGILGQNKELDAIVRRMI, encoded by the coding sequence ATGGCACACGCTTATCTTGTTGTTAGAATTAAAGGTCAAGCTGACTGTCCTTATTGGGCAACTCATACTATGACTTTGTTAAAATTAGATAAAAAATACCGTGCCACAATTCTTCCTGCCAAAGAAAATACTTTGGGAATGCTAAGAAAAGTTCAACACTATGTTTCTTGGGTTGAACTTGATGCATCATTGGCAAAAGAATTGATTGATAAAAAAGCAAGAAAAGGCGGTTATCAAAAAATTACTGCTGAAGATCTTAAAGAACTAGGATTTGCAAATTCTGATGAATTAGGAACTGCATTAGCAGAAGGAAAAGCTACTCTATCTAAACTAAAACCTCTAAAACCTTGGTTTGCTTTAGCGCCTCCGAGACTTGGATTCAAAAGAAGTACAAAGAGACTTTATGGAAATAAAGGCATTCTTGGACAAAACAAAGAACTTGACGCTATTGTAAGGAGAATGATTTGA
- a CDS encoding cytidylate kinase family protein encodes MTKSIVISGPPAVGKTTVAKGLAEEFQLEYLSGGDVLKEMAMDEGFDSDGDDWWDTEEGMRFLNKREQDSKYDRALDEKLTLLFKKGGVVITSYTLPWLVTDGIKIWLEGSHESSTKRMQTRDNMSPQEAYEITRERFDKNKALYKKLYDFDFGEDKSVFDLIINTDHLTAQQVIDVAKETVRKLL; translated from the coding sequence TTGACAAAATCTATAGTAATTTCTGGTCCTCCCGCAGTAGGTAAAACAACTGTTGCCAAAGGATTGGCTGAAGAGTTTCAACTAGAATATCTTAGTGGCGGTGATGTGCTAAAAGAGATGGCAATGGATGAAGGATTTGATTCTGATGGTGATGATTGGTGGGATACTGAAGAGGGAATGAGATTTCTAAATAAACGAGAACAAGATTCAAAGTATGACAGAGCATTAGATGAAAAATTAACACTGCTCTTCAAGAAGGGCGGAGTGGTAATTACTAGTTACACTTTACCATGGTTAGTTACAGATGGAATTAAAATTTGGTTAGAAGGTTCCCATGAAAGCAGCACAAAAAGAATGCAAACAAGGGATAACATGAGTCCTCAAGAGGCATATGAAATCACAAGAGAAAGATTTGACAAGAATAAAGCATTGTATAAAAAACTTTATGATTTTGATTTTGGTGAAGATAAATCTGTCTTTGATTTAATAATAAACACTGATCATCTAACAGCTCAGCAAGTAATTGATGTTGCAAAAGAAACTGTGAGAAAATTACTATGA
- a CDS encoding uL15 family ribosomal protein yields the protein MATRLRKTRRLRGGRHMGWGQVGQHRASGHKGGLGVTGMMKHHWSSTLKYDPDHYGHDSPKTPHPNIAKTWTSVRDLDDLFLKFGKEEGGKKIVDLESAGYEKLLGGGKLTNAYSVKVKQFTATAEEKLKAVGGEVLSNNG from the coding sequence ATGGCAACAAGACTAAGAAAAACAAGACGACTTAGAGGTGGACGACACATGGGATGGGGACAAGTAGGTCAACATCGAGCAAGTGGTCACAAAGGTGGTCTTGGAGTTACTGGTATGATGAAACATCATTGGAGTTCTACTTTAAAATATGATCCAGATCACTATGGTCATGATTCCCCTAAAACACCTCACCCAAATATTGCCAAAACATGGACTAGCGTCAGAGATCTTGATGACTTGTTCCTAAAGTTCGGTAAAGAAGAAGGAGGAAAGAAAATCGTAGACCTTGAAAGCGCAGGATACGAAAAACTCCTTGGTGGCGGAAAATTAACTAATGCATATTCCGTCAAAGTAAAACAATTCACTGCAACTGCAGAAGAAAAGTTAAAAGCTGTTGGGGGAGAGGTGCTATCTAATAATGGCTGA
- a CDS encoding adenylate kinase: MLYLEGNRRIILVGIPGVGKTTILSKMVQILKDHDKTVHVVSFGTLMFEVAKENGLKDRDELRHLPVEKQQQLQKIAAEKIAAYNEQVVIVDTHAFINSPEGYYPGLPEHVLKIIKPTNFVSVSAKPEEIYNRRMKDETRNRDKITLPNINKELDIQSAMISACTVLTGSPVKHILNREGKIDEAIDKIINAIGL; this comes from the coding sequence GTGCTTTACTTGGAAGGAAATAGGAGGATAATTCTAGTAGGAATTCCCGGTGTGGGGAAAACGACAATTCTTTCTAAAATGGTTCAAATTCTAAAAGATCATGATAAAACTGTACATGTAGTAAGTTTTGGAACGTTGATGTTTGAAGTTGCCAAAGAAAATGGTCTCAAAGACAGAGATGAGCTTAGACATTTACCTGTAGAGAAGCAACAACAACTTCAAAAAATTGCCGCTGAAAAAATTGCTGCATATAATGAACAAGTGGTTATTGTAGACACTCATGCGTTTATCAATTCACCAGAAGGCTACTATCCTGGATTACCAGAACATGTCTTAAAAATTATCAAACCAACTAACTTTGTTTCAGTTTCAGCAAAACCTGAAGAAATCTACAATAGGCGAATGAAAGATGAAACACGAAATCGAGACAAAATTACTCTGCCAAATATCAATAAAGAACTTGACATCCAATCAGCAATGATATCTGCCTGTACTGTGCTCACAGGCTCGCCTGTAAAACATATTCTTAATAGAGAAGGAAAGATTGATGAAGCTATAGACAAAATAATTAATGCAATAGGACTGTAA